The following proteins are co-located in the Diorhabda carinulata isolate Delta chromosome 4, icDioCari1.1, whole genome shotgun sequence genome:
- the LOC130893086 gene encoding equilibrative nucleoside transporter 3-like isoform X3 yields MYKFRNITVETNDPNHRSVLQSNFASGTNVAISIPTVICMTLAVIFAYKIRVKIRILVSLYILAICFVVSTAFIKMDTDHWQTGFFALTMAILAVMNGVLALFQVSSLALLAKFPPIYMKTFLIGQGIGGIFCSALQVLALFIGTSSESSALVYFVSGTLLTTLTLMLYHIIHQQTYYRSIIDNALEDTKKDLITFKEVVFTSQKIWSSLVIVIAGALAYVPTHPSIAALVVSEFKTNFTERYYVAVVTFLFSDICCIIGRVLAASINKRPRPSVLALLSVIRMIVFVPLFIFCNAYPRKHLPVLFPHDWQYIIILASFMISSGYFFNVAFLNVIRLAPECEENSYLIMQTVIGIVGAVFSPLGVLCVNLL; encoded by the exons ATGTATAAATTTCGGAATATTACTGTTGAAACAAACGATCCAAATCACAGGTCAGTTCTACAATCGAATTTCGCTTCGGGGACAAATGTAGCTATATCAATACCGACAGTGATATGCATGACGCTAGCAGTGATATTTGCCTATAAAATCAGGGTGAAGATCAGAATTTTGGTTTCCCTGTATATCCTAGCAATTTGTTTCGTTGTATCAACGGCTTTTATCAAAATGGATACGGATCATT GGCAAACCGGATTTTTTGCACTTACCATGGCAATTTTAGCGGTAATGAATG GAGTCCTTGCGTTATTCCAAGTAAGCTCCTTAGCGCTTTTGGCGAAGTTTCCTCCAATTTACATGAAGACTTTTCTCATAGGACAAGGAATCGGCGGCATTTTTTGTTCGGCTCTCCAAGTTCTTGCACTTTTCATAg GTACTTCATCTGAATCGTCAGCGTTAGTCTACTTCGTCTCCGGAACGCttctaaccactttaaccttaATGCTCTACCACATCATCCATCAACAAACCTATTATAGATCCATAATCGATAACGCTTTAGAAGACACCAAAAAAGATTTGATCACGTTCAAAGAAGTCGTGTTTACGTCCCAAAAAATTTGGTCCAGTTTGGTGATTGTTATCGCTGGGGCTCTCGCTTACGTCCCAACCCATCCATCTATAGCCGCGTTGGTTGTATCGGAATTTAAGACGAATTttacag AAAGGTACTATGTAGCTGTAGTGACGTTTTTATTCAGTGACATTTGCTGTATTATTGGAAGAGTATTAGCTGCGTCTATAAACAAG aggCCTCGTCCTTCTGTACTTGCCCTCCTCTCAGTAATCAGAATGATCGTTTTCGTGCCTCTGTTCATATTTTGCAACGCTTATCCCAGAAAACATTTGCCTGTACTATTTCCGCACGACTGgcaatatattattatactgGCCAGTTTTATGATATCGAGCGGGTATTTTTTCAACGTAGCGTTTTTAAATGTTATCAg GTTGGCGCCTGAATGCGAGGAAAACTCTTATCTAATAATGCAGACAGTAATCGGTATTGTGGGAGCAGTATTTTCGCCTCTAGGAGTATTATGCGTTAATTTATTATAG
- the LOC130892647 gene encoding uncharacterized protein LOC130892647: MRCISDNNKNEIGILIPLILCCITMNLVHGYPGEDFRYIDRDLASPGAHQLASWLASQLRSKEIIVPVEVPAIPYRLPLQGKRNSEVTNAIMGSEESQKMYREGR, encoded by the exons ATGAG GTGCATTTCtgacaacaacaaaaatgaaattggaaTTCTTATACCACTAATATTATGCTGTATAACTATGAATTTAGTACATGGATATCCTGGTGAGGATTTCCGTTATATCGACCGAGAT ttggCCAGTCCTGGAGCCCATCAACTAGCTAGTTGGCTAGCTTCTCAGTTACGATCAAAGGAAATAATTGTACCAGTCGAAGTTCCAGCTATACCTTATAGATTACCATTGCAAGGAAAACGGAATTCTGAAGTGACAAACGCCATAATGGGATCCGAAGAAAGTCAAAAGATGTATAGAGAAGGGcgttga
- the LOC130893086 gene encoding equilibrative nucleoside transporter 3-like isoform X2: MDLFKGHAELNIVFKKNAMETDKFYLSHTVFMVFGIMHLLPVSFFVTATDYWMYKFRNITVETNDPNHRSVLQSNFASGTNVAISIPTVICMTLAVIFAYKIRVKIRILVSLYILAICFVVSTAFIKMDTDHWQTGFFALTMAILAVMNGVLALFQVSSLALLAKFPPIYMKTFLIGQGIGGIFCSALQVLALFIGTSSESSALVYFVSGTLLTTLTLMLYHIIHQQTYYRSIIDNALEDTKKDLITFKEVVFTSQKIWSSLVIVIAGALAYVPTHPSIAALVVSEFKTNFTERYYVAVVTFLFSDICCIIGRVLAASINKRPRPSVLALLSVIRMIVFVPLFIFCNAYPRKHLPVLFPHDWQYIIILASFMISSGYFFNVAFLNVIRLAPECEENSYLIMQTVIGIVGAVFSPLGVLCVNLL, encoded by the exons ATGGATTTATTTAAGG GACACGCCGAATTGAacatagttttcaaaaaaaatgccATGGAAACCGATAAATTTTACCTTTCACATACAGTTTTTATGGTATTTGGAATTATGCATTTGTTACCAGTTTCTTTCTTCGTGACTGCCACCGAT TACTGGATGTATAAATTTCGGAATATTACTGTTGAAACAAACGATCCAAATCACAGGTCAGTTCTACAATCGAATTTCGCTTCGGGGACAAATGTAGCTATATCAATACCGACAGTGATATGCATGACGCTAGCAGTGATATTTGCCTATAAAATCAGGGTGAAGATCAGAATTTTGGTTTCCCTGTATATCCTAGCAATTTGTTTCGTTGTATCAACGGCTTTTATCAAAATGGATACGGATCATT GGCAAACCGGATTTTTTGCACTTACCATGGCAATTTTAGCGGTAATGAATG GAGTCCTTGCGTTATTCCAAGTAAGCTCCTTAGCGCTTTTGGCGAAGTTTCCTCCAATTTACATGAAGACTTTTCTCATAGGACAAGGAATCGGCGGCATTTTTTGTTCGGCTCTCCAAGTTCTTGCACTTTTCATAg GTACTTCATCTGAATCGTCAGCGTTAGTCTACTTCGTCTCCGGAACGCttctaaccactttaaccttaATGCTCTACCACATCATCCATCAACAAACCTATTATAGATCCATAATCGATAACGCTTTAGAAGACACCAAAAAAGATTTGATCACGTTCAAAGAAGTCGTGTTTACGTCCCAAAAAATTTGGTCCAGTTTGGTGATTGTTATCGCTGGGGCTCTCGCTTACGTCCCAACCCATCCATCTATAGCCGCGTTGGTTGTATCGGAATTTAAGACGAATTttacag AAAGGTACTATGTAGCTGTAGTGACGTTTTTATTCAGTGACATTTGCTGTATTATTGGAAGAGTATTAGCTGCGTCTATAAACAAG aggCCTCGTCCTTCTGTACTTGCCCTCCTCTCAGTAATCAGAATGATCGTTTTCGTGCCTCTGTTCATATTTTGCAACGCTTATCCCAGAAAACATTTGCCTGTACTATTTCCGCACGACTGgcaatatattattatactgGCCAGTTTTATGATATCGAGCGGGTATTTTTTCAACGTAGCGTTTTTAAATGTTATCAg GTTGGCGCCTGAATGCGAGGAAAACTCTTATCTAATAATGCAGACAGTAATCGGTATTGTGGGAGCAGTATTTTCGCCTCTAGGAGTATTATGCGTTAATTTATTATAG
- the LOC130893086 gene encoding equilibrative nucleoside transporter 3-like isoform X1: protein MTKTGIIEGMGTAEEKVKLNGHAELNIVFKKNAMETDKFYLSHTVFMVFGIMHLLPVSFFVTATDYWMYKFRNITVETNDPNHRSVLQSNFASGTNVAISIPTVICMTLAVIFAYKIRVKIRILVSLYILAICFVVSTAFIKMDTDHWQTGFFALTMAILAVMNGVLALFQVSSLALLAKFPPIYMKTFLIGQGIGGIFCSALQVLALFIGTSSESSALVYFVSGTLLTTLTLMLYHIIHQQTYYRSIIDNALEDTKKDLITFKEVVFTSQKIWSSLVIVIAGALAYVPTHPSIAALVVSEFKTNFTERYYVAVVTFLFSDICCIIGRVLAASINKRPRPSVLALLSVIRMIVFVPLFIFCNAYPRKHLPVLFPHDWQYIIILASFMISSGYFFNVAFLNVIRLAPECEENSYLIMQTVIGIVGAVFSPLGVLCVNLL, encoded by the exons ATGACAAAAACTGGTATAATAGAAGGTATGGGTACCGCAGAAGAAAAAGTAAAACTGAATG GACACGCCGAATTGAacatagttttcaaaaaaaatgccATGGAAACCGATAAATTTTACCTTTCACATACAGTTTTTATGGTATTTGGAATTATGCATTTGTTACCAGTTTCTTTCTTCGTGACTGCCACCGAT TACTGGATGTATAAATTTCGGAATATTACTGTTGAAACAAACGATCCAAATCACAGGTCAGTTCTACAATCGAATTTCGCTTCGGGGACAAATGTAGCTATATCAATACCGACAGTGATATGCATGACGCTAGCAGTGATATTTGCCTATAAAATCAGGGTGAAGATCAGAATTTTGGTTTCCCTGTATATCCTAGCAATTTGTTTCGTTGTATCAACGGCTTTTATCAAAATGGATACGGATCATT GGCAAACCGGATTTTTTGCACTTACCATGGCAATTTTAGCGGTAATGAATG GAGTCCTTGCGTTATTCCAAGTAAGCTCCTTAGCGCTTTTGGCGAAGTTTCCTCCAATTTACATGAAGACTTTTCTCATAGGACAAGGAATCGGCGGCATTTTTTGTTCGGCTCTCCAAGTTCTTGCACTTTTCATAg GTACTTCATCTGAATCGTCAGCGTTAGTCTACTTCGTCTCCGGAACGCttctaaccactttaaccttaATGCTCTACCACATCATCCATCAACAAACCTATTATAGATCCATAATCGATAACGCTTTAGAAGACACCAAAAAAGATTTGATCACGTTCAAAGAAGTCGTGTTTACGTCCCAAAAAATTTGGTCCAGTTTGGTGATTGTTATCGCTGGGGCTCTCGCTTACGTCCCAACCCATCCATCTATAGCCGCGTTGGTTGTATCGGAATTTAAGACGAATTttacag AAAGGTACTATGTAGCTGTAGTGACGTTTTTATTCAGTGACATTTGCTGTATTATTGGAAGAGTATTAGCTGCGTCTATAAACAAG aggCCTCGTCCTTCTGTACTTGCCCTCCTCTCAGTAATCAGAATGATCGTTTTCGTGCCTCTGTTCATATTTTGCAACGCTTATCCCAGAAAACATTTGCCTGTACTATTTCCGCACGACTGgcaatatattattatactgGCCAGTTTTATGATATCGAGCGGGTATTTTTTCAACGTAGCGTTTTTAAATGTTATCAg GTTGGCGCCTGAATGCGAGGAAAACTCTTATCTAATAATGCAGACAGTAATCGGTATTGTGGGAGCAGTATTTTCGCCTCTAGGAGTATTATGCGTTAATTTATTATAG